The genomic DNA CAGGCGTGGGCGGATCGTGTCGGTGCGCTGGCGGCACCGAAGGCGAAGGCTGCTGCGGCGGGGAAGGGGAAGAAGAAGGGAGGGAAGGAAGAGGACGATGGGGTGGATGATGGGTGAGGTGGTTTGCTTGATCATGTGATCGCCGCATCATCGATTACAGCTCGTCGGCCTCGTCATCCCTTGGCTTGCCGCAGGCATGGCGAGTTGCTTGGGTAGAGGCCGCCGCCCATGAACTACCCCGTTGGCACACCGATCCAAGCAGGCGACCTCGTCTGGTGGGATGAGGGTGCTTGTGTGGGATTCATCCAGTGGATCTGGGATGAGGCTCGGGATGGCGACTACTCATGGGCGAAGACGGACGGGCCGCCGCTGTTCATCGCGAATCGGCATCCTTACACTCCGAGTCACGAAGGCTTTGGATCCGGCATGCTCCATGACGAGTCTTGTTTGGCGGGTGAAGGGATTGGCTTGCTCAATGAGGATGAACTGGAGGAGCTGCGGTTGGCTACGGCGTTGGCCAAAGCCCGGTCCCGATCCGGTCTGAATGGAAGCTTTTACACGGTGCAGACTCGCGCGGAGAATTGCCGGCGGGTGGAATGGATTTTCTCGGTCTACGAAGACGACATCCGCGGCGAGGAGATCGTGATTCGCTGCGACGAACTTGAGCTCGGAGCGGAAGACAAGAATGAAGGGTAAGGACATGATGGGAATCGAAACAGCAGGGTTCAACATTCTCGAGCGGATCGTGGTGGAGAAGATCCACGATGGGCCGGGTGCCAAGGTCGTTCCCCGGGCTTACGTCCGGCGCTTGTCGCTCTGGGCTGAGGAGATGCGTCCTTACTTGGAGGGAGGCGAGGATCGCCCCGGGTATCCCATGAGCAGGCTTTTGAGCGCGGAAGGTCAGATCGACTGGACTTGCTGCTTCAAGCTCCGTCCGCTCGAGGTGGAGGAAGGGGAAGAAGGCGAGGTGATGGAATTGGACCTGAGCGGCTACTCGAGTCTGCCGGCGAGCGAGCGCGCAGAGGTTTTGTTTTCTTTCTTGGGGCCGGTTCCGGATGGTCAGGGCGGCAGCTTGATTTATGGTGCGGCGGATCGTGGCTTTCTCTGGGCGCACGGCTTCCTATGCCGCTGCGAGGGGTCATTCGAGGAGCCGGGAAGCATGGAGTTTCTCAACGTCTGGAGATCATGATGCCTCCGCCATTGCTGAATCTGGTCGTCATTCGTTCCGCGGATCTTGATCGTGCGGAGCGTTTCTATCGTGTGCTGGGTCTGAGCTTCGAGCGGCATCGGCATGGTTCGGGTCCGGAGCATCTCGCGGCCCAGCCATTTGCGGGTGGGTATGTGTTTGAGATTTATCCTGCGAGTGCGAAGGCAGGTTCCACGGCCGGTGTGCGCATTGGTTTTAGCATGGATGGGGTGGATTCGTATCTGGATGGGCTGGTGGAGGCAGGTGGCACGATCATTACGGCTGCTGCTGACAGCGAGTGGGGACGGCGCGCTGTTGTTGCGGATCCAGATGGGCACCGGGTGGAGCTGGTGATGCCGCTGGGCCGTTAGGTTGGCATGGTGAAGGGCTGAGGAGGAACGATGCTTTTGTGGTGCTTCCTTAAATTAAAAGGCCGGGGGGACAGGAGTGTCCCCCCTCCTCAGGGCTTCACCTTGGACATGGGCAGCAAGGGTTCTTCAAAGGCGATCCTTCCCTTTGCGGGCCGGGGTCTTTACAAGCTCGCCCGGCGGTGAGCCTTTCATTCCCGTATCTTGTGTCTTCCTGTCTTTCGTTCTTTCCCCATCAAGCCTTGGCGATGTCCCCGGCATCGCAATTTGTTGGGATCTTTGTCCTCGGGGTTGTTCTAGTGCAGGTGCTCAGTGTCGGTCTTCTGCTGTGGGGCCGACGGAGGAGTATGCTGAGGCTTCCGAAGCTGGGGGATGCGGGCGTGGTATTCGTGGAGGGACTCGTGGCGGGATATTCTCACAAGACCTTCATGACCCGCATCGGAGGCTCGTTCAAATGCCTGACGGTTGTCGTCACCGGCTCCGATCTCTCCCTTACGACTTCCTTTCCCTACACCGTGTTTGCCAGAGACCTCGACATAGAGCATCTCATTCCGCTCGGCAAGATCCTGAAGGTGGAGGAGCGAGGGAGTATCGTGGAGGTGGAGTTCCTGAATGAAGCGGGCTTGCCGGCGAAGTTTTCGCTGCGCTTGCGAAAGGCGGGGGAGTTTGTGAGTGCGATGCGTGCGAAGGCTTTTGTTTCTCCGTGATGCGGGCGATGGTGGCTTGCCCCGGTGATCGTGAACTGCGATAGGGACGGGATGACCATGAATCGCATGCTCACACGGATCGACCCTCGCGTGATCCGGTTGGGGGCGCTGGGTGCAGTGGTCGGTCTGGGCCTGGTGTCGATGATCACGTTCGCGCCCGGCTCGCGGAATTGGATAGGGGCGACCGTCTTCGGGGTGTTTCCGCAGGTTTTGCTTTTGGGGCCCATGATCGTAACCACGGCTCTCGAACGGAGCAGGCGGGGGAAGGAGTGGCGTCCCTATCTGCTCGTGAACGGCGTGGTGGCGCTCTTGTTCGCGATCTTCTGTGGAGCCGTGACTTATTCGATGCTGCCGCCGAGGCCGGAGCCAGTCCCTCATGCAATCCCGGTGCCAGCGGGCGCGTCAGCCGCTCCCGCCGAAGAGACCGAGGCGGAGAAGGCGAGGCGAGAGGAGCTTTCCCTGGCGCAGGATCTGGTCCGGCGTTTGATCTACAGGCACGACATCGCAGGGGCACTGGAGAAGTTCGATGCCTTCCCCGAGGACGTGAAAACGGAGCCTGAATTCCTCCTCCTGCGGGGCTCTTGCCATGTGGAGAGGAGGGACTTCGATGCTGCCCTGAAGTGTTTCCGGGAGGCGGAGAAGAAGATGCCGGGGGATGCGCAGATCCAGTTCAACATTGCGGAGGTGTACTTCGTTACCAAGAAGTGGAACGATGCGATCGTGGCATTCAAGCGGGTGACGCCGCGTGAGGGTCCGAATGCGGAGCTCCTGCGTGGACTGGTCGCCTTCAAGATCATGCTGTGCGAGGAAGGGCGGGGGAATGCTGCCGACGTCGAGCGGATCGCCGCGGAGAACTTGAAGGATGCGGATAGCGTGCTGGGCGCGTATACGAAGGCTGCGATGGAATTCCGCGCGAAGAACGACAAAGAGGCGAAGGCCACGCTCGCCGATGCCTCTACAAGATTCCGCCTCAACACTGACCTTGCGGCGTGGAATGACACGATGATCGAGTTTGGCTACTATCCGTGAAGGTAAGTGTGCGTTCGATCTCGGTCCTCAGCCCTTCATCGAAATTTCATCGTGCTGGTTCATTTCGTGGTTCACGGGGTGAAACTTTGCCGCATAAAGTAACTGAAGAATGAAGTCTCTCCTTATCGGCAGTTCCATCGCGCTAGTTTTCATGATGCCGGCTTGCAAGAAGCCGGTGAGCGGTGGGAGTTCGATTGCCTCGGGTGGAGCGGCGGTGGAGTCGGGTGCTGCGACGACGGCGCATGGCGCGGCGGGAGGTAAGGCTGAGGGTGCGGAGGCGGGGAAGGGTAAGGTGGCGGATCGGGGTTCTCGCGAAGAGCTATCGAAGTCGCTGAAGTCGGCCAACGCGGCTTTCGGGAAGCATGACATCGAGGGGACGATGAAGGTTCTGGATGAAGTGCCGGAGGAGTTCAGGGGGGACCCGGGTTTTCTGACGCTGCGGGGTGCGTGCTACACGGAAAAGAGGGACTTCAAGGCGGCGCTGGAGGACTTCAAGGAAGCGGCGAAGAAGAAGCCGGGGGATCCATCGATCCGGTTCAACATTGCGGAGATGAGTTTCGTGACGAAGGACTGGGATGAGGCGATCAAGGCATTCCAGGTGCTGCAGTCGCAGGGAGCGGTGAAGGGGACCGTGGGCGAGCTGGTGGATTTCAAGCTGATGCTGTGCGAGGAGGGGCGGGGGAATGACGCGGAGTTTGAGCGTCGTGCGGCGGAGAATTTGAAGGAGGCGGATACGCTGCTGGCGGCGTATACGAAGGCGGCGATGGAATACCGCGATGGAAAGGCGGATGAGGCGAAGGCGACGCTGGCCGATGCGTCGGCGAAGTTCACGGATCGCGGGGAGGTTTCGCCGTACTATGATACGATGGTGGAGTTCGGGTATGATCCGCGGAAGTGACTGTGGGGAATTGATGGGGGACAGGAGTGTCCCCGCTCCTCAGGCTGGCGGATTGACCGGGAGCTTTTGGTGATGATAGGTCATGAAGGTAATGCGGATCGCCTCACTGCTGTTTGCGTTTGTCTTGGGCTGCCTGGTGGGGGTGGTGATTGAGTATCGTCTCGCGGAGAGGGAGAAGTCCGCCCTGCTGGCGCGGTACGGCGTGAGAGCGGAGGAGCCTCCGAAAGAGCTCTCAGTGGAGGCGCGGGGGGAGGCCTTGCGGATGATGCAGGAGGAGAAGGACCAGGAGGCGGCATTTCTGAAAAGGCGCTCGGGAAACTGGATCTCCGCGGATGGATTGAAGAAGGCGAAGCTGAACGACGACATCCTGGAGTTCGGAAGTATGCCGGAGTGGCCGGATCTCGATGGCCGGAGCTTCATGCTGAGCAAGGATGGCGTGTTTCTGACGGAGGCCGGCCGCTACCTGATGCAATCCTCCGACGGGGAACCGGACACCCTGAGCTTCATCAAGCGGCAGCGAGACACCCAAGGCTTCACCCGGCTCACGCTCTATCGGGAAGGAAGTCCGCATGCGGCATCACGCCCACCGCTGCCGGACACGCCGCCGCCGCCGGATATCCAGAAGATGCTCGATCTGATACCAAGGATGAATGAGCACGAGGCCGTGGGAGCGATGATCCAGAGGATGGCGGAAGCTGGCGTGGTGGTAAGGAAGGAGGGCATTGCGGACATTATCGATTTCGATGCCGATCGGGGGGAGAAGCGCCTGGAGTTCGATCTCGGATTCGATGACCAGTGGGTCTTGCAGAGAAGTGAGGACGCGAAGGGTGAAGTCTACCGCTTTCGCTTGTTCCGCACCTGGGTGAAGGACCGGCGTGAAGGCGGGGACCCGGAGGTGGAGCGGGTGGTTTACCCCTACTATGAGTTTGGCAGGATCATCACCGGGCCGATGGAGTCGCGGGCTGCGGAGTCGGAGGAGAAGGGAGGGGGAGTGAGATGAAGAGGCGCACGGCCATCCTCTTGTTCGGCTCGCTGCTTCTCAGCATGGGCGGGTATGTGGCGTGGTGTTTCCGGCCGTTCTATTTACCGCCGCGGCTTTTCTTCACTGGCCAAGAATCGCCGGGGGCGCGGAAGGCGCTGGAGGAGTGGCGGTGGTCTTCCAATTATGCGGCGCCGGCGAGATTCGAGTGGTCCATGGCATGGTGGAATCTCAGGCATCCATGGCAGTGCAAGATGGGAAAGTCGGTCGCGGTCCAGTATGCGCCGCACCTCGGACTGGCGGCGACGGACAGTGTCCGGGCGTGGGGCTTTTCCAAGACGAACGGGGAGTGGGATGCCTCGACTGTATT from Luteolibacter sp. Y139 includes the following:
- a CDS encoding VOC family protein — its product is MMPPPLLNLVVIRSADLDRAERFYRVLGLSFERHRHGSGPEHLAAQPFAGGYVFEIYPASAKAGSTAGVRIGFSMDGVDSYLDGLVEAGGTIITAAADSEWGRRAVVADPDGHRVELVMPLGR
- a CDS encoding tetratricopeptide repeat protein; the encoded protein is MNRMLTRIDPRVIRLGALGAVVGLGLVSMITFAPGSRNWIGATVFGVFPQVLLLGPMIVTTALERSRRGKEWRPYLLVNGVVALLFAIFCGAVTYSMLPPRPEPVPHAIPVPAGASAAPAEETEAEKARREELSLAQDLVRRLIYRHDIAGALEKFDAFPEDVKTEPEFLLLRGSCHVERRDFDAALKCFREAEKKMPGDAQIQFNIAEVYFVTKKWNDAIVAFKRVTPREGPNAELLRGLVAFKIMLCEEGRGNAADVERIAAENLKDADSVLGAYTKAAMEFRAKNDKEAKATLADASTRFRLNTDLAAWNDTMIEFGYYP
- a CDS encoding tetratricopeptide repeat protein; this encodes MKSLLIGSSIALVFMMPACKKPVSGGSSIASGGAAVESGAATTAHGAAGGKAEGAEAGKGKVADRGSREELSKSLKSANAAFGKHDIEGTMKVLDEVPEEFRGDPGFLTLRGACYTEKRDFKAALEDFKEAAKKKPGDPSIRFNIAEMSFVTKDWDEAIKAFQVLQSQGAVKGTVGELVDFKLMLCEEGRGNDAEFERRAAENLKEADTLLAAYTKAAMEYRDGKADEAKATLADASAKFTDRGEVSPYYDTMVEFGYDPRK